One segment of Synechococcus sp. A15-24 DNA contains the following:
- a CDS encoding GlcNAc-transferase family protein, producing MTSTIFVQIAAYRDPDLAASLNNLLEQAAHPERLKFGICLQLDASDPLSWGEQSFPDHAHLQVKDVDAADSRGACWARSQAQVFYSGEDFLLQIDSHMRAVRNWDDFLLQTWRDCNDREAVLSVYPNGFQQPCQLQTSTLPVMAAKAFDDYGILKFQGISRYRMPEQQPEKPLPNAFVAGGFLFGPGKIVENVPYDPELYFYGEEISMSARLWTHGYNIYCPNRLLLFHLYKSSSGDGDTSATHWSDHQDWFQLNRRSLVRVHKLLGSLLIAPANLAPTLKDFEGLEQYGLGTRRDLSDYERMAGIAFRDQTINQNASAGQFPAS from the coding sequence GTGACCAGCACAATATTCGTTCAGATCGCTGCTTATCGAGACCCGGATCTCGCCGCATCGCTCAACAATCTGCTTGAGCAGGCCGCTCATCCCGAGCGGCTGAAATTCGGTATTTGCCTGCAATTGGATGCGTCGGATCCCCTGAGCTGGGGCGAGCAATCCTTCCCTGATCACGCCCATCTGCAGGTCAAGGATGTAGACGCAGCAGACAGTCGTGGTGCTTGCTGGGCACGCAGCCAGGCTCAAGTGTTCTACAGCGGTGAGGACTTTCTGCTGCAGATCGACAGCCACATGCGTGCTGTCCGGAACTGGGACGATTTCTTGTTGCAAACGTGGAGGGATTGCAACGACAGAGAAGCGGTCTTGAGCGTGTATCCCAATGGCTTCCAACAACCGTGCCAACTGCAGACCAGCACATTGCCGGTGATGGCGGCCAAGGCCTTTGACGACTACGGCATCCTCAAATTTCAAGGCATCAGCCGATATCGAATGCCGGAGCAACAACCAGAGAAACCACTGCCGAATGCGTTTGTGGCCGGTGGGTTTCTGTTCGGCCCCGGAAAAATCGTTGAAAATGTTCCCTACGATCCAGAGCTCTATTTTTACGGAGAAGAAATCTCCATGTCGGCACGACTATGGACCCACGGATACAATATTTACTGCCCAAATCGATTATTACTGTTTCACTTATACAAAAGCTCTAGTGGAGATGGCGATACATCTGCCACTCACTGGAGCGATCACCAAGACTGGTTTCAACTGAACCGACGATCACTCGTTCGGGTTCATAAGCTGTTAGGTAGCCTGTTGATTGCTCCAGCCAATCTGGCCCCAACCCTGAAGGACTTCGAAGGTTTGGAACAATACGGACTTGGAACAAGACGAGATCTCAGCGACTACGAACGAATGGCAGGAATTGCATTTCGAGACCAAACCATCAATCAAAATGCTTCAGCTGGCCAATTTCCAGCCAGCTGA
- the folP gene encoding dihydropteroate synthase, with protein MGVINITPDSFSDGGRFTKVEAAVQEAKRQLQQGADVLDLGAQSTRPGATEVGAEEECRRLLPVLAAVRKQWPEVLISVDTFLAPVATAALEAGASWINDVSGGRRDPELLRVVADAGCPVVLMHSRGNSQTMDDLTNYSDLIQEVKIGLLERTDSAVTAGVREDQIIWDPGLGFAKTHEQNLRLLKDLEQLTFEPRPLLVGPSRKRFIGAVLDEPRPKARLWGTAAVACRCAQAGVALVRVHDVGPIAQTLRMASALW; from the coding sequence ATGGGGGTGATCAACATCACACCGGACTCCTTTAGTGATGGCGGTCGTTTCACCAAGGTTGAGGCGGCAGTCCAGGAAGCGAAGCGGCAATTGCAACAAGGGGCTGATGTACTGGATCTCGGGGCCCAGAGCACGCGTCCCGGTGCCACAGAGGTGGGTGCTGAGGAGGAATGCCGACGCTTGCTGCCGGTGCTTGCCGCCGTGCGCAAGCAATGGCCTGAGGTGTTGATCTCGGTGGACACCTTCCTGGCACCCGTGGCGACGGCAGCGCTGGAAGCCGGCGCCAGCTGGATCAACGATGTGAGCGGAGGACGGAGGGATCCAGAGCTGCTGCGGGTGGTGGCCGATGCCGGCTGCCCGGTGGTGCTGATGCACAGCCGCGGCAACAGTCAAACGATGGACGACCTCACCAACTACAGCGATCTGATTCAGGAGGTGAAGATTGGACTCCTGGAACGGACGGATTCGGCGGTCACCGCTGGGGTCAGGGAGGATCAGATCATCTGGGATCCTGGCCTCGGCTTCGCCAAAACCCACGAGCAGAATCTGAGATTGCTGAAGGATCTTGAGCAGCTCACCTTTGAACCCAGACCACTTCTCGTTGGACCGTCACGCAAAAGATTCATCGGAGCGGTACTGGATGAACCCAGACCTAAGGCGCGCCTGTGGGGAACAGCGGCAGTGGCCTGTCGTTGTGCCCAGGCCGGTGTTGCACTAGTGAGGGTTCACGACGTGGGTCCGATCGCGCAGACGTTGCGCATGGCGTCAGCCCTCTGGTGA
- the tpiA gene encoding triose-phosphate isomerase gives MRRPVIAGNWKMHMTCAQARDYMAAFLPQLAETPQDREIVLAPPFTALSTMAAASENSVVELASQNVHWQDHGAFTAEISAEMLLEHGVAYTIVGHSEPRKYFSESDEQINHRARCSQAKGLIPIVCVGESDEQRERGEAERVIRRQIEQGLEGLDANKLVVAYEPIWAIGTGKTCESAEANRICGLIRSWVGATDLIIQYGGSVKPTNIDELMAMSDIDGVLVGGASLKPDSFARIANYQAS, from the coding sequence GTGCGCAGACCGGTGATCGCTGGCAACTGGAAGATGCACATGACCTGTGCCCAGGCCAGGGATTACATGGCGGCCTTCCTGCCGCAACTCGCGGAGACCCCCCAGGACCGGGAGATCGTTCTGGCACCGCCTTTCACTGCCCTGTCCACCATGGCGGCAGCCTCTGAAAATTCAGTGGTGGAACTCGCGAGTCAGAATGTGCACTGGCAGGACCACGGTGCCTTCACGGCTGAGATCTCGGCCGAAATGCTGCTCGAGCATGGCGTCGCATACACAATCGTGGGGCACAGCGAGCCCCGTAAATATTTCAGCGAAAGTGATGAGCAGATCAACCACAGGGCCCGCTGCTCCCAGGCCAAGGGGTTGATCCCCATCGTCTGTGTTGGGGAAAGTGATGAGCAGCGCGAACGGGGTGAAGCGGAGCGGGTGATCCGCCGACAGATCGAGCAGGGACTTGAGGGGTTGGACGCCAACAAACTGGTGGTGGCCTATGAACCGATCTGGGCCATCGGCACGGGTAAGACCTGCGAGTCAGCCGAAGCCAACAGGATCTGTGGACTGATCCGAAGCTGGGTGGGAGCCACCGATCTGATCATTCAGTACGGCGGATCCGTGAAGCCCACCAACATCGATGAACTCATGGCCATGAGTGATATCGACGGTGTCTTGGTCGGTGGTGCTTCGCTCAAGCCCGATAGTTTCGCCCGCATTGCCAACTACCAGGCCAGTTGA
- a CDS encoding RNA-binding S4 domain-containing protein produces MAAQYQYRVVHLPPMKLDQYLKWKGWVFTGGEAKQRIQMGDVRVNGTVETRRGRQLIAGDRVVLDGEESVVEGESTTTP; encoded by the coding sequence ATGGCGGCACAGTATCAATACCGTGTCGTTCATCTGCCGCCGATGAAGCTGGATCAGTACCTCAAGTGGAAGGGCTGGGTGTTCACCGGCGGAGAGGCCAAACAACGAATCCAGATGGGAGACGTTCGCGTCAATGGCACGGTGGAAACCCGTCGTGGCCGGCAACTGATCGCGGGAGATCGTGTTGTTCTTGACGGCGAGGAGTCCGTGGTTGAAGGGGAATCCACGACCACGCCGTAA